The Cucurbita pepo subsp. pepo cultivar mu-cu-16 chromosome LG08, ASM280686v2, whole genome shotgun sequence genome contains a region encoding:
- the LOC111801062 gene encoding zinc finger protein CONSTANS-LIKE 14-like, producing MVCSKFTTGGSVPCDFCNEQVAILYCRADSAKLCLFCDNHVHSANLLSRKHVRSQICDNCRCEPVSIRCSTDNLVLCQECDWDAHGSCSVSAAHDRTPIEGFSGCPSALELVSLWGFDLGDKKLEESEMLVRNWGSSQDLVMQIDSWACRASATAFNDLIVPNENPFLFANINCTDAASTLKKQSPSCGKHKQVIYKQLVELLKRDFQGGDDGGNTADGDAGGEDNGLENLVPETTNGDCYWQGDLEARRIEKGDDGVFADVTAAPQPSLQQQTSFTSLLTMPPHMGLKDSERIVDDTSGWDSNPNRQSIQIWDFHLGQLRGHKDSNSFDDAYGTSNMGFTIKNFGDFLKETSPTCTKLLGETYQINGSGMHDDLPSLNGHVNNSTPSHRAATCESNNLPNGTTCSKLKGSSKNAQPIEQQPIIVRDGILSTSTTKADLELLAENRGNAMQRYKEKRKTRRYDKYIRYESRKARADTRKRVKGRFVKATGGHAC from the exons ATGGTCTGTTCTAAGTTCACAACGGGGGGGAGTGTCCCCTGTGATTTCTGTAACGAGCAGGTTGCGATTCTGTACTGTAGAGCTGATTCTGCGAAGCTCTGTTTGTTCTGCGACAACCATGTTCACTCCGCTAATTTGCTCTCTCGGAAGCACGTTCGGTCTCAGATCTGTGATAACTGTAGGTGTGAGCCGGTTTCTATTCGGTGTTCGACGGATAATCTCGTGCTCTGTCAGGAGTGTGATTGGGATGCCCATGGGAGTTGTTCCGTCTCCGCAGCTCACGATCGAACTCCAATTGAAGGGTTCTCTGGCTGCCCTTCGGCGCTCGAGCTTGTTTCGTTATGGGGCTTCGATCTTGGTGATAAGAAGCTGGAGGAATCCGAGATGTTGGTGCGAAATTGGGGGTCTTCTCAGGATTTGGTTATGCAGATTGATTCTTGGGCTTGTAGGGCGAGTGCGACTGCTTTTAATGACCTCATTGTTCCGAATGAAAACCCCTTTCTCTTCGCGAATATCAACTGTACGGATGCTGCTTCGACGCTGAAGAAGCAGAGTCCGAGCTGTGGGAAGCACAAGCAAGTGATTTACAAGCAGTTGGTTGAGCTACTTAAGAGGGATTTTCAAGGCGGTGATGATGGTGGTAACACTGCCGATGGTGATGCAGGTGGGGAAGATAATGGATTAGAGAATCTTGTTCCTGAAACAACGAATGGGGATTGTTATTGGCAAGGGGATTTGGAAGCTCGTCGAATTGAAAAAGGGGATGATGGGGTTTTTGCTGATGTTACTGCTGCTCCTCAGCCATCACTGCAACAACAAACTTCTTTTACATCTCTGCTAACGATGCCGCCGCATATGGGCTTGAAAGATAGCGAGCGCATTGTTGATGACACTAGTGGATGGGATAGTAACCCAAATCGTCAAAGCATTCaa ATTTGGGACTTTCATTTAGGACAATTACGGGGACACAAAGATTCAAACTCATTTGATGATGCCTACGGCACGAGCAACATGGGATTTaccattaaaaattttggtgattttttgaaagaaacatCCCCAACATGCACGAAGTTGTTAGGAGAAACCTATCAGATCAATGGCTCTGGCATGCACGATGACTTGCCATCGTTGAAT GGTCATGTCAATAACTCGACACCAAGCCATCGTGCAGCGACATGTGAGAGCAACAATCTGCCTAATGGTACTACCTGCAGCAAGCTGAAAGGCAGTTCAAAAAATGCGCAGCCAATCGAACAACAACCTATTATCGTAAGAGATGGTATATTGTCGACATCGACAACCAAGGCTGACTTGGAGCTTCTTGCAGAGAATAGAGGCAACGCAATGCAGCGTTACAAGGAGAAACGGAAAACTCGAAG GTACGATAAATACATTCGTTACGAGTCAAGGAAGGCAAGAGCCGATACGAGAAAGCGAGTCAAGGGCCGGTTTGTGAAGGCTACCGGAGGCCATGCTTGTTGA
- the LOC111800717 gene encoding calcium-dependent protein kinase 24, whose product MGSCVSVQSRAGSFAKRSRDVRPLPDHAVIESVRKSSVRLAASILSDESTGDNIFEKYRFGKELGRGEFGITHQCFQIETGETFACKTISKSKLRSEINVEDVRREVAIMRSLPKHPNIVTFKEAFEDNEAVYFVMELCEGGELFDRIVSKGHYTERAAADVTKTIIEICKVCHENGVIHRDLKPENFLFADESENSRLKAIDFGLSIFFEPDQRFSEIVGSPYYMAPEVLRRSYGPEIDVWSAGVILYILLCGVPPFWAESEEGIAHAIVRGNIDFERDPWPKVSQEAKELVMGMLDPNPYSRMTVEEVLEHPWIQNKNQARNIPLGENVGIGIKQFTLMNKFKKKVLRVVADHLSDEQMDGIRRMFHMMDTDKNGDLTFEELKNGLHMIGHSLSDPDVQMLMEAADMDGNGTLSCEEFATMSIHLRKMSTDELLTQAFRFFDKDQNGYIEYDELREALMDDNEKVIQDIISDADIDKDGRISYNEFKAMLTTGMDWKMASRQYSRAMLHALSKKLFKEKSVAECKGR is encoded by the exons ATGGGAAGCTGCGTTTCCGTGCAGTCCAGAGCCGGATCCTTCGCCAAGAGGAGCAGAGACGTCAGGCCTCTTCCCGATCATGCCGTAATCGAATCTGTTCGAAAGTCCTCTGTTCGACTTGCGGCTTCCATTCTCTCCGATGAATCCACCGGCGACAACATTTTTGAGAAATATCGCTTCGGGAAGGAGCTTGGGCGGGGGGAGTTTGGGATCACGCACCAGTGCTTTCAGATCGAGACTGGCGAGACTTTCGCCTGTAAGACTATTTCTAAGAGCAAGTTGAGATCTGAGATCAATGTCGAGGATGTGCGGAGAGAGGTCGCGATTATGCGAAGTTTGCCCAAGCATCCAAATATTGTTACCTTTAAGGAGGCCTTTGAGGATAACGAAGCGGTTTATTTTGTAATGGAGCTTTGCGAGGGCGGTGAACTCTTCGATAGGATCGTCTCCAAAGGGCATTACACTGAGCGCGCGGCTGCGGACGTGACCAAGACCATTATCGAGATTTGCAAG GTATGCCATGAAAATGGAGTTATCCATAGGGACTTGAAACCTGAGAATTTCTTGTTCGCAGATGAAAGTGAAAACTCCCGACTGAAGGCAATTGATTTTGGTCTTTCCATATTTTTCGAACCTG ATCAGAGATTCAGTGAAATTGTTGGAAGTCCGTATTACATGGCACCGGAGGTCCTAAGACGCAGCTATGGGCCGGAAATTGATGTATGGAGCGCTGGGGTGATTCTTTATATCTTGCTTTGTGGAGTTCCTCCTTTCTGGGCAG AATCTGAGGAAGGCATTGCTCATGCTATTGTTCGGGGTAATATAGATTTTGAGAGGGACCCTTGGCCAAAGGTTTCTCAGGAAGCAAAAGAACTTGTGATGGGGATGCTCGATCCAAATCCTTACAGTCGGATGACTGTTGAAGAAGTTCTTG AGCATCCTTggatacaaaacaaaaaccagGCTCGTAATATCCCCCTGGGTGAAAATGTCGGCATAGGGATTAAGCAATTCACTTTGATGAAtaagttcaagaagaaagtacTTAGA GTTGTGGCCGATCACTTGTCAGATGAGCAAATGGATGGGATCAGACGAATGTTCCATATGATGGACACAGATAAAAATGGAGATTTAACTTTTGAGGAGTTGAAGAATGGTCTGCATATGATTGGACATTCTCTTTCCGACCCTGATGTGCAGATGTTGATGGAAGCT GCGGATATGGATGGAAATGGAACATTAAGTTGCGAGGAGTTTGCAACAATGTCCATTCACCTCAGAAAGATGAGCACTGATGAGCTTCTGACTCAAGCGTTCAGATTCTTTGACAAGGACCAAAATGGGTACATTGAATATGATGAACTCAGAGAAGCTTTGATGGACGACAATGAGAAGGTGATCCAAGATATCATTTCTGATGCTGACATAGATAAG GATGGCCGAATCAGTTACAATGAGTTCAAGGCAATGTTAACCACAGGAATGGATTGGAAAATGGCTTCTCGGCAGTATTCAAGAGCAATGCTTCATGCGCTTAGCAAAAAATTGTTCAAAGAAAAATCAGTGGCAGAATGTAAAGGTAGATAG